A stretch of Prosthecochloris marina DNA encodes these proteins:
- a CDS encoding TolC family protein, with protein MEIALQNSSSVKKAENTVRLQGADLLKSYGQFLPKVSVSAGYTPLSVSRVYSNPASGSVLTTRNENVDLNLTTSLNLFNGFKDYASLQSAINLREASGFSLFRARQTIAYDVTQSYYQVLLDTELLKIARENLLSSQDQLQLTERQYEIGLKPVTDYYQQQAETANDELSVIRAENTLRSSTLELVRKLRIDHTEEVAVAEIPIDALTSLPSSVDPDSLVTLGLANRTDLQSAVFSTEAAKWDVTSASSQRYPTLDLAFSLNTLGYPYYETTAGTPHYPPLSDQLSDLLGYSLSITLNWTLFDGFLTRYNVEQAKVNYLNEELDTADLEHDIAIDIQLAVDNYSAAFTEIETAKQGLRAAEKAYETVKKKYDLGSAGFVEASTAKATLVSARSEYSQAIYNLALQKNILDFATGILTVE; from the coding sequence GTGGAAATAGCTCTTCAAAACTCTTCTTCAGTAAAAAAAGCGGAAAATACCGTCAGACTCCAGGGAGCCGATCTACTGAAAAGTTATGGGCAATTTCTCCCCAAAGTATCCGTTTCCGCCGGCTACACTCCTCTTTCCGTGTCAAGAGTCTATTCCAATCCGGCAAGCGGATCGGTTTTAACAACAAGAAATGAAAATGTCGATCTCAACCTGACAACCTCACTTAACCTGTTCAACGGTTTCAAGGATTACGCCTCTCTACAGTCGGCAATAAATCTCCGCGAAGCTTCGGGATTCTCGTTGTTCCGGGCTCGCCAGACAATCGCCTATGATGTTACGCAGTCATATTACCAGGTTCTTCTTGACACTGAACTCTTAAAAATCGCCCGTGAAAATCTGTTGTCATCACAAGACCAGCTTCAACTGACCGAACGTCAGTACGAGATCGGTTTAAAGCCTGTCACAGATTATTATCAACAGCAGGCCGAGACGGCAAATGATGAACTATCGGTTATCAGAGCCGAAAACACACTCCGCAGCAGCACACTGGAATTAGTCAGAAAGCTCCGCATCGACCATACAGAAGAAGTTGCGGTTGCCGAGATTCCTATCGATGCACTCACATCACTTCCCTCTTCGGTTGATCCGGACAGTCTTGTTACGCTTGGGCTCGCAAACAGAACAGATCTGCAAAGTGCTGTTTTTTCAACCGAAGCTGCAAAATGGGATGTGACCAGCGCTTCATCACAGCGTTATCCGACACTCGACCTTGCATTCAGTCTGAATACGTTAGGATATCCTTACTATGAAACAACTGCCGGTACTCCGCATTACCCGCCTCTTTCCGACCAGTTATCCGACCTGTTAGGCTACTCTCTGAGCATCACGTTGAACTGGACTCTTTTTGATGGCTTTCTTACCCGCTACAACGTAGAGCAGGCAAAAGTCAATTACCTCAACGAGGAATTGGATACTGCCGATCTCGAACATGATATAGCAATCGACATTCAACTTGCTGTCGATAACTACAGTGCCGCCTTTACAGAGATTGAAACAGCAAAGCAGGGTCTCAGGGCCGCTGAAAAAGCCTATGAGACCGTCAAGAAAAAATATGACCTCGGTTCTGCAGGTTTCGTAGAAGCCAGTACAGCCAAAGCAACCCTTGTCAGTGCTCGTTCCGAATACTCACAAGCGATATATAATCTTGCTCTGCAAAAAAATATCCTCGATTTTGCAACGGGCATTCTTACCGTCGAGTAA
- a CDS encoding efflux RND transporter periplasmic adaptor subunit, which translates to MKKSQKKKRRNSIILSIAFILIVIIGVGLWFSGLQKKIEVTVEQAFRKEVVHYVTATGKIEPELEVTISPDVSGEIIELPIKEGQTVEKGALLFKIEPDVYINQVEQNRAQLNLSKSQSLESRARKLKAEDDLRKASVLHKDRLISDTDYLSTKTNAEAAKATYEASLFTIKQNKSFLDQSLEQLEKTTLTSPIRGTIIELNSKSGERVVGTGQFQGTDVLRIANLDSMQVEVEVNENDIVNVKRGDRVIVNVDAFGNRTFDGLVREISNSAITESEGTQEEVTNFSVKIRILNHNRLLKPGMSATADIETERVPNALVVPIQSVTLRESLPEGNSRAYAGKNQSDLQPARNSNGSHQGVFIVKNEVVQFRPVETGTTDNTHIVILEGLQEDETVVSGSYTAITKLLQDGSAVKLKKE; encoded by the coding sequence ATGAAAAAAAGTCAAAAAAAGAAACGGCGCAACAGTATCATCCTTTCCATCGCCTTTATCTTGATAGTGATTATCGGTGTGGGTTTATGGTTCTCAGGGCTACAGAAAAAAATCGAAGTAACGGTTGAACAAGCGTTCAGAAAGGAAGTTGTCCATTATGTCACGGCAACCGGTAAGATCGAACCGGAATTGGAAGTAACCATTTCACCCGATGTATCCGGAGAAATCATCGAACTGCCCATCAAAGAAGGCCAAACTGTTGAAAAAGGAGCACTATTATTTAAAATCGAACCGGATGTTTACATCAACCAGGTTGAACAGAACAGAGCCCAGCTCAACCTCTCGAAATCACAAAGTCTCGAATCAAGAGCAAGAAAACTCAAGGCTGAAGATGATTTACGTAAAGCATCGGTTCTCCACAAAGACCGTTTGATTTCCGATACAGACTATCTGTCCACGAAAACCAACGCAGAGGCGGCCAAAGCGACCTATGAAGCCTCGCTTTTTACCATCAAACAAAACAAGAGTTTTCTTGATCAGTCGCTCGAGCAGCTCGAGAAAACAACTTTAACCAGCCCAATCCGCGGTACAATTATTGAGCTGAACAGCAAAAGCGGTGAAAGAGTTGTCGGAACAGGACAATTCCAGGGAACCGATGTACTCAGAATAGCAAATCTCGACAGTATGCAGGTTGAAGTCGAAGTAAACGAAAACGATATAGTCAACGTCAAACGAGGTGACCGGGTCATCGTCAATGTCGATGCTTTCGGTAACAGAACATTCGACGGATTGGTTCGGGAAATATCAAATTCCGCCATAACCGAATCTGAGGGAACCCAAGAAGAGGTCACCAACTTTTCGGTCAAGATCCGCATTTTAAATCACAACAGACTCCTGAAACCGGGCATGAGTGCTACGGCTGACATAGAAACCGAACGCGTCCCGAATGCTCTTGTCGTACCTATTCAAAGCGTCACTCTAAGGGAATCTTTACCGGAAGGAAACAGTCGGGCATACGCAGGGAAAAACCAATCCGATCTCCAGCCGGCCCGAAACAGCAACGGCAGTCATCAAGGCGTATTCATTGTTAAAAACGAAGTCGTTCAGTTTCGTCCAGTCGAAACCGGAACGACGGATAATACTCATATTGTGATCCTGGAAGGTTTACAGGAGGATGAAACAGTGGTTTCCGGCAGTTACACAGCAATAACGAAGCTCCTTCAGGATGGCAGTGCGGTGAAGCTGAAAAAAGAATGA
- a CDS encoding ABC transporter ATP-binding protein, translating to MTDTVINMQAVCRFYEMGNQQVKALDNINLTFQHNEYVAIMGPSGSGKSTLMNIIGCLDTPSSGTYELNGKNIAEMDDDELARIRNHEVGFVFQTFNLLPRLNCLRNVELPLIYAGIDAEERSERALEALQKVGLGDRITHKPSELSGGQIQRVAIARALINNPSLILADEPTGNLDTTTSQDIMEIFSELSKAGNTIILITHEEDIASHSRRIIRLRDGKIESDMSR from the coding sequence ATGACCGATACCGTTATCAACATGCAGGCCGTCTGTAGGTTTTATGAAATGGGAAACCAGCAGGTCAAGGCTCTCGACAACATCAACCTCACATTTCAACATAACGAATATGTCGCTATAATGGGACCTTCGGGTAGCGGAAAGTCAACCCTGATGAATATCATCGGCTGCCTCGACACCCCCTCATCAGGCACCTATGAGCTCAACGGAAAGAATATTGCGGAAATGGATGACGATGAACTTGCCCGAATCAGGAACCACGAAGTCGGCTTTGTTTTTCAGACTTTCAATCTGCTGCCTCGTCTCAATTGCCTGAGAAATGTTGAACTTCCACTTATCTACGCCGGAATCGATGCGGAAGAACGATCAGAGCGTGCTCTCGAAGCGCTGCAAAAAGTAGGTCTTGGCGACCGGATAACCCATAAACCCTCTGAACTTTCCGGTGGGCAGATACAAAGAGTAGCAATCGCAAGGGCCCTGATCAACAACCCTTCACTGATTCTCGCCGACGAACCGACCGGAAACCTCGACACCACAACAAGTCAGGACATCATGGAGATATTCAGTGAACTGTCCAAGGCCGGCAATACCATCATCCTCATAACACATGAAGAGGATATCGCCAGCCATTCGCGCCGTATCATAAGATTGCGCGACGGCAAAATCGAAAGCGACATGAGTCGTTAA
- a CDS encoding ABC transporter permease translates to MRSFGQETYESLLMAVDQIKSNKTRSFLTALGVIIGIVSITMMGTAISGIDAGFEKSLSMLGYDVVYVQKGSWGTMGEWWRYRNRPDLKTEYAGQINRIIADTPDSMLEIAVPQMSTYMGSASYRDRNLLQVFALGTNAEYLRTASGDLSQGRFFLPHESESGAMVCVIGDDIASGLFPNEPALGKTLRLKNQKFRVIGIFKKQGKFLGLFSFDNQIVIPLPAFKKVYGSSRYVTLRIKVREKVRVADAKEELKGIMRRIRRLPPGKQDDFSINEQKAFKSQLDPIKNGIAVAGIFITGMSLFVGAIGIMNITFVSVKERTREIGLRKALGARRRTILLQFLIESVTICLLGGIVGLIIAISITLGIEKVLPEFPIRFSLLLVLISLFVSVLTGVFSGLAPAITASKLDPADSLRYE, encoded by the coding sequence ATGAGAAGCTTTGGCCAGGAAACATACGAAAGCCTGCTGATGGCTGTCGACCAAATAAAAAGCAATAAAACAAGGTCGTTTCTTACCGCTCTCGGAGTAATTATCGGCATTGTTTCCATAACCATGATGGGGACGGCAATCAGCGGAATTGATGCAGGTTTCGAGAAAAGCCTCTCCATGCTTGGCTATGATGTGGTTTATGTACAGAAAGGCTCCTGGGGCACCATGGGGGAATGGTGGCGTTACAGAAACCGGCCTGACCTCAAAACAGAGTATGCCGGACAGATTAACCGCATCATTGCCGACACTCCTGATTCCATGCTTGAAATAGCGGTTCCTCAAATGTCCACTTACATGGGGTCGGCAAGTTACAGGGATAGAAACCTGTTGCAGGTTTTTGCACTTGGAACAAATGCGGAATACCTCAGAACCGCCTCAGGCGATTTGTCTCAGGGCAGATTTTTCCTCCCCCATGAATCAGAGAGCGGAGCAATGGTTTGTGTCATCGGCGACGATATTGCAAGCGGACTCTTTCCAAACGAACCGGCACTCGGCAAGACACTCAGACTGAAAAACCAGAAGTTCCGTGTTATCGGAATTTTTAAAAAACAGGGGAAATTCCTTGGGCTTTTCAGCTTTGACAACCAGATCGTCATCCCGCTGCCTGCCTTCAAGAAAGTATATGGCAGCAGCAGATATGTCACCTTACGGATAAAAGTCAGAGAAAAAGTGAGGGTTGCTGATGCAAAGGAAGAGCTGAAAGGCATCATGCGCAGGATCAGACGACTCCCTCCAGGCAAGCAGGATGACTTTTCTATCAACGAGCAAAAAGCGTTCAAAAGCCAGCTCGATCCTATCAAAAACGGTATCGCAGTCGCAGGTATTTTCATAACCGGAATGTCTCTTTTTGTCGGAGCGATCGGCATTATGAATATTACCTTTGTGAGCGTCAAAGAACGAACAAGAGAAATCGGGCTGAGAAAAGCACTGGGAGCAAGAAGAAGAACGATACTGCTCCAGTTTCTGATCGAATCGGTCACCATCTGCCTCTTAGGTGGAATCGTCGGGCTTATCATTGCCATTTCGATCACTCTGGGAATTGAAAAAGTACTACCCGAGTTCCCTATTCGTTTTTCTCTTCTGCTTGTACTGATCAGTCTTTTCGTTTCTGTTTTAACTGGAGTTTTTTCAGGTCTCGCTCCGGCCATAACCGCCTCCAAACTCGACCCGGCTGATTCGCTGAGGTACGAGTAA
- a CDS encoding ABC transporter permease — translation MKLRETVLQATYSLQANKLRSWLTTMGVAVGVFSIIAVMTALQAVDRSVASGLSSLGSNTFEIQKYPATFFGGHGRSRFINRPDITYDEGLAFKKLMRGKAKNIGIQVSSSGNLATYENLSTNPDVLLFGADVNFASANGFDIETGRNLVENDILYSRNVALIGHDLLNTLFPTGENPVGKSIKVNGKVCRIVGVFTKKGAAFGESQDNLVIIPITRYLAHINVKRSISITIEAFSQKEYQATIDRAIGAMRVARGLTIEKPNNFELRTNEALVDSFRDFQRTISIGAFIISFMALVTAGVGIMNIMLVSVTERTREIGIRKSIGAPRTSIMRQFLLEALFLSLTGGLIGILAGASAGNIVAIAFNIPPILPVAWVIISIAVCSGIGISFGIFPAYKAAMLDPVDALRSR, via the coding sequence ATGAAACTGCGAGAAACCGTTTTACAGGCAACATACTCTCTGCAGGCTAACAAGCTCCGTTCCTGGCTTACAACCATGGGGGTAGCAGTCGGAGTTTTCTCCATTATCGCGGTGATGACTGCGCTGCAAGCAGTAGACCGTTCGGTAGCGAGCGGATTGTCAAGCCTCGGCTCCAATACGTTCGAAATCCAGAAATATCCGGCGACGTTTTTTGGCGGGCACGGCCGGAGCAGGTTCATCAACCGCCCCGACATAACCTATGACGAAGGACTTGCTTTCAAAAAGCTTATGAGGGGAAAAGCAAAAAATATCGGAATACAGGTTTCCTCGTCAGGTAATCTGGCGACCTACGAAAACCTCTCGACAAACCCTGACGTCCTCCTTTTCGGAGCTGATGTAAATTTTGCATCGGCAAACGGCTTTGATATCGAAACCGGCAGAAACCTTGTCGAAAACGACATTCTGTACTCGAGAAATGTAGCTCTTATCGGGCACGATCTTCTGAACACCCTTTTTCCTACCGGAGAAAATCCGGTAGGAAAATCAATCAAGGTCAACGGAAAAGTCTGCCGCATTGTAGGCGTCTTTACGAAAAAAGGTGCCGCATTCGGTGAGAGCCAGGACAACCTGGTTATCATCCCCATTACCCGTTATCTTGCTCATATAAACGTTAAAAGAAGTATCAGTATTACAATAGAAGCCTTCTCCCAAAAAGAGTACCAGGCAACCATAGACAGGGCAATCGGCGCTATGCGGGTAGCGAGAGGACTGACCATTGAAAAACCGAACAATTTCGAACTCCGCACAAACGAGGCACTGGTTGACTCTTTCCGCGATTTTCAGCGAACAATAAGTATAGGCGCCTTTATAATCAGCTTTATGGCTCTTGTAACGGCGGGCGTCGGCATCATGAACATCATGCTGGTCAGCGTCACTGAAAGGACGAGGGAAATAGGCATCAGAAAATCGATCGGAGCCCCGAGAACAAGCATCATGCGCCAGTTCCTGCTCGAAGCACTTTTTCTTTCCCTGACCGGCGGCCTGATAGGAATCCTCGCAGGAGCAAGCGCCGGCAATATTGTAGCGATAGCTTTCAATATTCCTCCGATACTCCCTGTAGCCTGGGTCATCATTTCAATTGCCGTATGTAGCGGTATAGGCATTTCTTTTGGTATATTCCCAGCATACAAAGCAGCAATGCTCGATCCGGTTGATGCACTACGTTCCAGATAG
- a CDS encoding phosphate-starvation-inducible PsiE family protein → MEEKKNTEEDQHHPFIAYHEELPPAHEDPLIRFLHRIIRVTVKALAVLMVLVIMWGIGDVVFVLYTRLSEAPFFLLNINDLLETFGAFLAVLIAIEIFINIRLYLGTNIVPVKLVVATALMAISRKVIILDLDKLTPDYLLGIAAVVLGLGVSYWLIAREKS, encoded by the coding sequence ATGGAAGAGAAAAAAAACACGGAAGAGGACCAGCATCATCCATTCATTGCATATCATGAGGAACTTCCGCCAGCACACGAAGACCCTCTGATAAGATTCCTGCACAGAATCATACGGGTTACCGTCAAGGCTCTTGCGGTTCTGATGGTACTGGTTATTATGTGGGGAATCGGTGATGTTGTTTTTGTCCTTTACACACGCCTGAGCGAGGCACCATTTTTCTTACTCAACATCAATGATCTGCTGGAAACCTTCGGTGCATTTCTTGCTGTTCTCATTGCGATTGAAATTTTTATCAATATTCGCCTTTATCTCGGTACAAACATCGTTCCGGTTAAACTGGTTGTGGCAACGGCTTTGATGGCCATATCCCGAAAAGTAATTATTCTCGATCTCGACAAACTGACCCCGGATTATCTGCTTGGAATAGCGGCAGTCGTGCTGGGACTCGGTGTTTCTTATTGGCTCATAGCACGCGAAAAAAGCTGA
- a CDS encoding DUF2515 family protein, with protein MLQGKEEWKAAAESRLPPSEEIIKRNRAITSHYARLYLDHHDIFKWAGMAAFASSQVGIALAFVEMMQTPAKMMSYGGVKKRESNDSNILEEMGELFAGAARIVFFLPFSVYDVASRNILLNDLEEIRKGNNAIYNDIAWAHMAYLEGGLKEIEDNVAENEREFLLSGFRLIDQGAGLRKSNKGLDEADALIREGNIKLLRHEQINTLGPIFEAISPQGRVVVSFGSELNFGEAAPPGHPSRASFADHFGYLDAVVGNKCVANSEHRWQWIEECVLPAWYAVDEGFSKWEGTAKRFRFMAEGGHGKH; from the coding sequence ATGCTTCAGGGAAAGGAAGAATGGAAAGCTGCCGCAGAATCCCGGCTGCCCCCTTCTGAGGAAATAATAAAGAGAAATCGGGCTATTACATCTCACTATGCCCGCTTGTATCTTGATCATCATGATATTTTTAAATGGGCCGGGATGGCGGCATTCGCTTCGAGCCAGGTGGGTATTGCTCTGGCTTTCGTCGAAATGATGCAGACACCGGCAAAGATGATGAGTTATGGTGGGGTTAAAAAGCGAGAGAGCAATGATAGTAATATCCTTGAGGAAATGGGTGAACTTTTTGCCGGTGCTGCAAGGATAGTCTTTTTTCTCCCTTTCTCGGTCTATGACGTTGCGTCACGGAATATTCTTTTGAATGATCTGGAAGAAATTCGTAAAGGAAACAATGCTATTTACAACGATATTGCCTGGGCACACATGGCGTACCTTGAAGGGGGTCTTAAAGAGATCGAGGACAATGTGGCTGAAAATGAGCGCGAGTTTTTGCTTTCCGGCTTCCGGCTTATCGATCAGGGGGCAGGTCTCAGAAAGTCGAACAAAGGTCTCGATGAGGCTGATGCATTGATCAGGGAGGGAAACATAAAGTTGCTCAGGCATGAGCAGATCAATACGCTTGGTCCCATATTCGAGGCGATAAGCCCGCAGGGACGTGTCGTTGTTTCATTCGGCAGTGAACTGAATTTTGGAGAGGCAGCGCCTCCCGGTCACCCGTCAAGAGCCTCTTTTGCTGACCATTTCGGTTATCTTGATGCGGTAGTGGGGAATAAGTGCGTGGCCAATTCCGAGCATCGCTGGCAATGGATTGAAGAGTGTGTTCTTCCGGCCTGGTATGCGGTCGATGAAGGGTTTTCGAAATGGGAGGGTACGGCAAAGCGTTTCAGATTCATGGCTGAAGGAGGGCATGGCAAACATTAG
- a CDS encoding OmpA family protein translates to MRKVTQLTKPLALVLILAMTTVTWGCTTTTGAGRGAGIGAASGAVLGGIIGSQTGSWGKGALLGAVIGGAAGALIGDYMDAQAEEIDNQVEGAMVERVGEGIRVVFDTGLLFTTGSSTLTSTSRYNIQKLANILNKYDDTNIVIEGHTDSQGSESYNQQLSEQRAESVASLLRAYNVSSARVSTVGFGETRPVASNETASGRRLNRRVEVLIYANDNLIDQAETGELRM, encoded by the coding sequence ATGAGAAAAGTAACACAATTGACAAAACCTCTTGCTCTTGTTCTGATTCTTGCCATGACTACAGTTACATGGGGATGTACCACCACAACCGGTGCTGGTAGAGGAGCTGGTATAGGAGCGGCATCGGGAGCCGTTCTCGGCGGTATTATCGGCAGCCAGACAGGCAGTTGGGGCAAAGGGGCTCTTCTCGGCGCTGTGATCGGCGGAGCTGCAGGCGCTCTTATCGGGGATTACATGGATGCCCAGGCAGAAGAAATTGACAATCAGGTTGAAGGCGCTATGGTTGAACGCGTCGGTGAAGGAATCAGGGTTGTGTTCGACACCGGCCTTTTGTTTACCACCGGTTCTTCAACGCTTACGTCCACCAGCAGGTACAATATTCAGAAGCTGGCAAATATTCTGAACAAATATGACGACACCAACATCGTCATTGAAGGTCACACCGATTCACAGGGTAGTGAATCATACAATCAGCAGCTTTCTGAACAACGCGCAGAATCTGTTGCCTCTCTTCTTCGCGCCTACAATGTAAGCTCAGCCCGTGTTTCAACCGTTGGTTTCGGCGAAACACGTCCAGTAGCATCGAATGAAACAGCCTCAGGCCGTCGCCTGAACCGTCGTGTCGAGGTTCTGATCTATGCAAACGACAACCTCATCGACCAGGCAGAAACCGGCGAACTGAGGATGTAG
- a CDS encoding sensor histidine kinase yields MGDGVKQKKDRRYGREISIRDRVAGLYLMVTASLIVMVFILVYVLVEHHVYSHIDEELEEVAHEFVESLQVTESGLTVEDQTEWMERSLITVDFSPKFVQVVAAGNSTWIIKKSFNLFSDTLQYNPALDRAAFYNATIVDASVRQVQIPVFHGEKPRVVAWVLAAVPLEESLLILSDLRMVLLVSLLAMLLIVFAVTRVITGKSIAPLEKVIETAERITQENLDERIELPQKRDELYRLASTINDLLNRLQAVYTRERQFTADASHELKTPLASVLGTLEVLVRKLRNPAHYAERIDFCIDELRRMSGMVEQLLLLARYDSASFVPEVTVFDVRQTVLNVLKRVDEQTKEKELQMILENDGNTMVRADASMLEIMIGNVVSNAVKFSGKGEPVTIAIERKNASVVCSVKDTGPGIPAEKVDRIFERFYRVDESRNAQISGAGLGLAIVKKLADLQQITVRLSSRRNKGTTVVLEIPAA; encoded by the coding sequence ATGGGCGATGGTGTAAAGCAAAAAAAGGATCGGCGTTACGGCAGGGAAATCAGTATCCGCGACAGGGTGGCCGGCCTTTATCTCATGGTGACCGCATCGTTGATCGTCATGGTATTTATTCTGGTGTATGTGCTGGTCGAGCACCATGTCTATAGCCATATCGATGAAGAACTCGAGGAAGTGGCTCATGAGTTTGTCGAAAGTCTTCAGGTAACCGAAAGCGGGTTGACAGTTGAGGATCAGACCGAGTGGATGGAGCGTTCACTGATCACTGTCGATTTTTCTCCCAAATTCGTTCAGGTTGTTGCCGCGGGAAATTCGACCTGGATTATAAAAAAATCGTTCAATCTTTTCAGCGATACGCTTCAGTACAATCCGGCTCTCGACAGGGCTGCATTTTATAACGCAACCATTGTCGATGCTTCGGTCCGGCAGGTTCAGATTCCGGTCTTTCATGGTGAAAAGCCGCGTGTTGTGGCATGGGTGCTGGCGGCTGTTCCTCTTGAGGAGTCGCTCCTCATCCTTTCCGATTTGCGAATGGTGCTGTTGGTTTCCCTGCTTGCGATGCTGTTGATTGTCTTTGCCGTTACCCGTGTTATTACGGGAAAAAGCATCGCCCCGCTTGAAAAGGTTATTGAAACGGCAGAAAGGATAACTCAGGAAAATCTTGATGAACGTATCGAGCTTCCTCAAAAGCGGGATGAACTTTATCGTCTTGCATCGACCATAAACGATTTGCTCAACAGACTGCAGGCGGTTTACACAAGAGAAAGACAGTTTACAGCCGATGCTTCTCATGAGCTGAAGACACCTCTTGCGTCGGTCTTGGGAACACTCGAGGTTCTGGTAAGAAAACTTCGCAATCCGGCTCACTACGCGGAGCGGATAGATTTCTGTATCGATGAGCTGAGGCGTATGTCCGGGATGGTGGAACAACTGCTGCTTTTGGCTCGCTATGACAGTGCTTCCTTTGTGCCCGAAGTCACTGTTTTTGATGTCCGGCAGACGGTTTTGAATGTTTTGAAAAGGGTGGATGAACAGACGAAGGAAAAAGAACTGCAGATGATTCTCGAAAACGATGGGAATACAATGGTTAGGGCGGATGCGTCAATGCTTGAAATCATGATAGGCAATGTTGTTTCCAATGCCGTCAAGTTTTCCGGTAAAGGCGAGCCTGTGACCATTGCCATTGAAAGAAAGAACGCTTCGGTTGTCTGTTCGGTGAAGGATACAGGGCCGGGAATACCTGCGGAAAAAGTCGACCGCATTTTCGAACGTTTCTATCGGGTTGACGAATCAAGAAACGCCCAAATAAGCGGAGCCGGGCTCGGTCTTGCCATCGTGAAGAAGCTTGCGGATTTACAGCAGATTACGGTAAGACTGTCGAGTAGAAGAAATAAGGGTACAACAGTGGTTCTTGAGATCCCGGCTGCCTGA
- a CDS encoding response regulator transcription factor: protein MRILIIEDEPGIVGFLKEGLEEEYFAVDVADNGREGLAMALSSDYDLLLVDWLLPGLSGIEICRRFRMEDTEVPVIFLTAKDTVDDVIFGLEAGANDYIKKPFAFEELLARIRVQLRAPLSESAPLSAGGVEMDLSAHRIACNGSELFLTPKEFALLEYLLRNKGCVCTRSRIIEHVWDIHFDADTSVIDVYVNFLRKKLDKGGCTDLIETVRGVGYVIREK, encoded by the coding sequence ATGCGGATTCTTATTATCGAAGATGAACCGGGGATAGTCGGCTTTCTCAAAGAGGGTCTCGAGGAAGAGTACTTTGCTGTCGACGTTGCCGACAACGGCCGTGAAGGTCTCGCAATGGCGCTGAGCAGTGACTATGATCTGCTTCTCGTCGACTGGCTTCTCCCAGGCCTCAGCGGCATCGAAATATGCCGGCGGTTCCGAATGGAAGATACCGAGGTTCCGGTTATTTTTCTTACTGCAAAAGACACCGTCGATGACGTGATTTTCGGGCTGGAGGCGGGTGCGAACGACTATATAAAAAAGCCTTTTGCATTTGAAGAGCTTCTTGCGAGAATACGCGTACAATTGAGAGCCCCTCTTTCAGAGAGTGCTCCACTTTCGGCAGGGGGAGTGGAGATGGATCTTTCAGCACACAGGATTGCATGTAACGGCTCGGAACTTTTTCTGACTCCGAAAGAGTTCGCTCTGCTCGAATACCTGCTGCGCAACAAAGGGTGTGTCTGTACCCGGAGCCGTATCATCGAACACGTCTGGGACATTCACTTTGATGCAGATACATCGGTCATTGATGTCTATGTCAACTTTTTAAGAAAAAAGCTCGATAAGGGAGGCTGTACTGATCTTATTGAAACAGTGCGGGGTGTAGGATATGTCATCCGTGAAAAATGA
- a CDS encoding DUF4405 domain-containing protein: MNNTMLKSITTPLVAGAFIISASTGLMIFFDFEPGIVEPVHEWMSWVLVSGALLHVLVNWSAFKSSLRRKTGGAFIVGAVAIALLSLYPWVEEGEDGRKKAVKSLEKASLVSVSGVLEAGVDQMLAKLAGNGVEVMDPENSLEEIAEQNDIEKKELFGIIFE; the protein is encoded by the coding sequence ATGAATAATACAATGTTGAAAAGCATAACAACCCCTTTGGTTGCCGGGGCGTTTATCATATCGGCTTCAACCGGACTGATGATCTTTTTTGATTTTGAGCCCGGTATCGTTGAGCCTGTTCATGAATGGATGAGCTGGGTTCTCGTGAGCGGTGCATTACTGCATGTGCTGGTAAACTGGAGCGCGTTCAAGAGCTCTTTGCGAAGAAAAACAGGCGGAGCGTTTATTGTTGGGGCGGTTGCTATTGCACTGCTTTCGTTATATCCCTGGGTTGAAGAAGGGGAGGACGGAAGAAAAAAAGCGGTCAAGTCCCTGGAAAAAGCTTCGCTTGTGTCGGTTTCGGGTGTTCTTGAAGCCGGTGTCGACCAGATGCTTGCAAAGCTTGCCGGCAATGGCGTCGAGGTTATGGATCCGGAAAACTCGCTGGAGGAGATAGCGGAGCAGAACGATATCGAGAAGAAAGAACTTTTCGGAATTATTTTTGAATGA